A window from Armatimonadota bacterium encodes these proteins:
- a CDS encoding sugar phosphate isomerase/epimerase yields MEREPRNAFRPQGTSHPMTRREVIVKGGALGATLLVPGAARSAWEVLQGGAYGPFKMGIQSYSLRGYDLDTALAKTQELGLKYWEAFQAHVGQTSDPAALKPVLDKIKKAGIQLKVWGVQGFGANEEACRKIFEFGKIAGLDTISADPSYEAMPILDRLTKEFRINIAIHNHGPGARYDKLDSMLKAFEGTNERVGACIDTGHALRSGEDPVEWVKKLGKRVHALHLKDVKDRTQWKLLGQGDLRMGDLFAELKRQRFSGYLNLEYEEKPENPMDDIKECLAAVRKTLGRG; encoded by the coding sequence ATGGAACGTGAACCGCGCAACGCTTTTCGTCCTCAAGGGACTTCGCACCCGATGACAAGGCGCGAGGTGATTGTCAAAGGCGGCGCTCTTGGGGCGACCCTGCTCGTCCCCGGCGCCGCAAGGAGCGCTTGGGAGGTTCTGCAGGGCGGAGCCTACGGGCCGTTCAAAATGGGTATCCAGTCGTACTCGCTAAGGGGATACGATCTCGACACGGCGCTCGCCAAAACCCAGGAACTCGGACTCAAATACTGGGAGGCGTTCCAGGCGCACGTGGGCCAAACCAGCGATCCCGCAGCACTGAAACCCGTGCTCGACAAGATCAAGAAGGCAGGCATCCAGCTCAAGGTCTGGGGCGTGCAGGGCTTTGGCGCCAACGAAGAAGCATGCAGGAAGATCTTCGAGTTTGGGAAGATCGCAGGGCTGGATACGATTTCCGCCGATCCGAGCTATGAGGCGATGCCTATCCTGGATAGGCTAACCAAGGAATTTCGCATCAATATCGCCATCCACAACCACGGTCCAGGAGCCCGCTACGACAAGCTGGACAGCATGTTGAAGGCGTTTGAAGGAACGAACGAGCGGGTAGGGGCTTGCATCGACACGGGCCACGCTTTACGCAGCGGCGAGGACCCCGTGGAGTGGGTGAAGAAGCTGGGCAAGAGGGTCCACGCCCTTCATCTGAAGGATGTCAAGGACAGGACCCAATGGAAGCTCCTCGGGCAAGGCGACTTAAGGATGGGCGACCTTTTTGCCGAGCTCAAACGCCAGAGATTCAGTGGCTATTTGAACCTGGAATACGAAGAGAAGCCCGAAAACCCGATGGACGACATCAAAGAGTGCCTAGCGGCGGTCAGGAAGACGTTGGGCCGGGGATAA
- a CDS encoding PEP-CTERM sorting domain-containing protein (PEP-CTERM proteins occur, often in large numbers, in the proteomes of bacteria that also encode an exosortase, a predicted intramembrane cysteine proteinase. The presence of a PEP-CTERM domain at a protein's C-terminus predicts cleavage within the sorting domain, followed by covalent anchoring to some some component of the (usually Gram-negative) cell surface. Many PEP-CTERM proteins exhibit an unusual sequence composition that includes large numbers of potential glycosylation sites. Expression of one such protein has been shown restore the ability of a bacterium to form floc, a type of biofilm.), translating into MIKKAAMLAFAGVVVALPAASFAGLTGSTMGDQYYAYGGAYNSQTNFVVGAGVEDTFLSYFDIDVDDTSITFDYLPGSSSTWSSSSLSLAPTIYNGIAIRMVSGPAFTNVTVNGATNMAGFSASNISWTGSEIQIDWQNLSFDGDTIVKLDVEAVPEPATAAALALGGLGLMARRRRK; encoded by the coding sequence ATGATTAAGAAAGCAGCAATGCTGGCGTTTGCCGGCGTGGTTGTCGCTTTGCCGGCAGCCTCTTTCGCGGGCCTTACGGGTTCGACCATGGGCGACCAGTACTATGCGTATGGCGGAGCCTACAACAGCCAGACCAACTTCGTCGTTGGCGCGGGTGTTGAGGACACCTTCCTGTCGTACTTCGATATCGACGTGGACGACACCTCGATCACTTTCGACTACCTTCCCGGCAGCAGCTCGACTTGGTCGAGCTCTTCGCTGTCTTTGGCTCCGACCATCTACAATGGCATCGCCATCCGAATGGTCAGCGGCCCGGCGTTCACCAACGTGACCGTCAATGGTGCGACGAACATGGCTGGATTCAGCGCCAGCAACATCAGCTGGACCGGTTCGGAAATCCAGATCGACTGGCAGAACCTCAGCTTCGATGGCGACACGATCGTGAAGCTTGACGTCGAAGCCGTGCCTGAGCCCGCAACGGCGGCCGCTCTGGCCCTCGGTGGCCTCGGCCTCATGGCCCGCCGCCGCCGCAAGTAA
- a CDS encoding YtxH domain-containing protein gives MDHQETTMGERFNITSLLLGVATGIVATVLFATYDERRFKRVTRSTRAAGNRTGEYLSDFDDNLRERADDMVDSARNGVRKVGKSARHAVDSAARSAEDSADRLADSAHRAIGSKP, from the coding sequence ATGGACCATCAAGAAACCACTATGGGGGAGCGCTTCAATATCACCTCGCTGCTCCTGGGCGTAGCGACAGGTATCGTTGCGACCGTGCTCTTTGCCACGTACGATGAGCGCCGATTCAAGCGGGTCACGCGCTCGACCCGAGCCGCGGGCAACCGCACCGGCGAATACCTTTCCGACTTCGATGACAACCTTCGAGAGAGGGCCGACGACATGGTCGATTCGGCTCGCAACGGGGTCCGGAAAGTGGGCAAATCGGCGCGGCATGCGGTGGACTCGGCAGCACGATCGGCGGAAGATTCGGCCGACCGACTGGCCGATTCCGCGCACCGGGCGATCGGTTCCAAGCCCTGA
- a CDS encoding efflux RND transporter periplasmic adaptor subunit: protein MRKAIIFLVVALVVVLVGAGLFLQMRGFAAAGGQANAKKEFAAVDRGELSFKVVETGTLDAVRSVDVRTRASGRLKELKVEEGQTVRAGDAIALIDPLETQLRVAQDQAQLSGAEAGVQRTDIEIQQRRVTAQAALDQALARERQIVKELEAQPTLTRTGIEQAQAALNSALQDQQRLGTSTHPTQITAADTELSNAGIDQENAQREYERVADLLKRGFVSQQVVDSARLRLDQARNRLAKARSDRQRLDGQQRLDIQSASENVKSARAALERAQANAIQDDTKRQELISARASIRQARAALRDVDVLIQGRKQGKASVSQLQNVLSDSMRQLRETDVRAPMDGVVSKKYVEVGDMVTGLSAFSQGTPVVRVEDRSQLRVLLDINEIDVARLTLGMKVKVDIDAFPDKSYEGKIYQIAPASNNLQASTSTAAAAAADAVVKYRVEVRLVEADKRLRSGMSAKCTFETLHKDNVLRLPVEFVGKDAQGDFVLMAPPKDSQKAPKRVKVTLGAKTGAFVEIEAGLKEGDRVVLPDYKGPARKGFFSGPGDDEQDQGNADKSKGGAEKSQ, encoded by the coding sequence ATGCGGAAGGCCATCATCTTTCTTGTCGTCGCGCTCGTCGTCGTTCTGGTCGGGGCCGGGCTGTTTCTTCAGATGAGGGGATTTGCGGCCGCCGGCGGACAAGCGAATGCCAAGAAAGAGTTTGCAGCCGTCGATCGTGGCGAGCTCAGCTTCAAGGTCGTGGAGACCGGCACCCTCGATGCGGTGCGCTCAGTGGACGTCCGCACCCGTGCCTCCGGCAGGCTCAAAGAACTCAAGGTAGAGGAGGGGCAGACTGTGAGAGCAGGCGACGCCATCGCTCTGATAGACCCCCTTGAAACCCAACTGCGGGTGGCGCAAGACCAAGCGCAATTGAGCGGCGCAGAGGCGGGTGTCCAGCGAACCGACATCGAAATCCAGCAACGACGCGTCACCGCGCAGGCCGCTCTCGACCAGGCCCTGGCGCGCGAACGGCAGATCGTCAAGGAACTCGAAGCCCAGCCCACCCTCACCCGCACCGGCATCGAGCAGGCTCAGGCCGCCCTCAATTCGGCCCTGCAGGACCAGCAGCGCCTTGGCACCTCCACCCACCCAACTCAAATCACCGCTGCCGACACGGAGCTTAGCAACGCCGGAATAGACCAGGAAAACGCCCAGCGGGAATATGAGCGCGTCGCCGATCTCCTCAAGCGCGGCTTTGTGTCCCAACAGGTGGTGGATAGCGCCAGGCTTCGGCTCGACCAGGCCAGGAACCGGCTCGCCAAGGCCCGGAGCGACCGTCAAAGGCTCGATGGGCAGCAGAGGCTGGACATTCAGAGCGCCTCGGAAAACGTCAAAAGCGCAAGGGCGGCCTTGGAGCGCGCGCAAGCCAACGCCATCCAGGACGACACCAAGCGGCAGGAGCTGATCTCCGCGCGAGCTTCGATTCGGCAGGCACGGGCCGCGCTCAGAGACGTGGATGTTCTCATCCAAGGCCGAAAGCAAGGCAAGGCCTCCGTGTCCCAGCTTCAAAATGTGCTCAGCGACAGCATGCGGCAGCTTCGTGAGACCGACGTTCGCGCCCCTATGGACGGCGTGGTCAGCAAGAAATACGTAGAAGTAGGCGACATGGTCACTGGCCTCTCAGCGTTCAGCCAGGGAACGCCGGTCGTGCGTGTCGAGGACCGGTCACAGCTGCGCGTTCTCCTAGACATCAACGAAATCGACGTGGCTCGCTTGACCCTCGGCATGAAGGTCAAGGTCGACATCGACGCCTTCCCAGACAAATCGTACGAGGGCAAGATCTATCAGATTGCCCCCGCCAGCAACAACCTGCAAGCCAGCACTTCGACTGCCGCGGCGGCTGCAGCCGATGCGGTGGTGAAGTACCGCGTCGAAGTCCGTCTTGTGGAGGCCGATAAGCGGCTGAGGTCGGGCATGTCGGCTAAGTGCACGTTCGAGACCCTTCACAAAGACAACGTGCTGCGGCTGCCGGTGGAGTTCGTCGGCAAAGACGCCCAGGGCGATTTCGTGCTGATGGCGCCTCCCAAGGACTCGCAGAAGGCGCCGAAGCGCGTAAAGGTCACCCTAGGTGCGAAGACGGGCGCATTCGTCGAGATCGAAGCGGGCCTGAAGGAAGGCGACCGAGTGGTGCTCCCCGACTATAAGGGCCCCGCGCGCAAGGGCTTCTTCTCAGGTCCTGGCGATGACGAGCAGGATCAAGGGAACGCGGACAAGAGCAAGGGCGGAGCCGAGAAAAGCCAATGA
- a CDS encoding pyruvate, phosphate dikinase, translating into MSDKRVYLFREGNAQMRDLLGGKGANLCEMTNIGLPVPPGFTITTAVCNEYHAVGHTMPAGLMDEVKTALADVEKDLGKTFGDPNNPLLVSVRSGAKFSMPGMMDTVLNLGLNDETVAALIQVQDPRFVYDSYRRFIMMLSDVAYSDTHPGVGKHDFEVIFAALKKELGVSGDLEVNADGMKELCKRFEAHVLKTTGTPFPQDPWVQLQAAIEAVFRSWNNERAIIYRRREKISDDIGTAVNVQAMVFGNRGDDCGTGVAFTRNAATGENHVFGEYLMNAQGEDVVAGVRTPVEIDELQKQNPEIYKQFTDVCARLEKHYKDMQDIEFTIEHGKLFILQCRTGKRTGPAAIKIAVDQVAEGLITKEEAVLRVDPELLNHCLLPVIPHNTKYSVLAKGLPAGPGAATGIAVFDANTAAELGKGGKGQKVILVRAETSPDDLKGMLAAQGVLTEKGGMTSHAALVARGFGIPTVAGCSDISVNGSKKEFTVAGRTVKEGDLISLNGSLGEVIDGAVPVEEATMTGDFNTYMSWADGFRTLGVRTNADTPADTALAIRFGAEGIGLTRTEHMFFEGERRPVVQRMILSDDDAERQAALDELLVFQRQDFVGIYEALEGRPLTVRLIDPPLHEFLPSLEQLIGEVAVLRSQGKSDPAKEELLHAVESMHEINPMMGLRGCRLSIVFPQIVQMQTRAILEGAAIVIKKGGKAVPEIMIPLVGHVNELKFVREKLEATARDVVKEQGVDIPYVFGTMIEVPRGAITADEIAAEAEFFSFGTNDLTQMTYGFSRDDSDRFLKPYVEQKILPGDPFESIDQSGVGVLMQMAVEKGKSVKPWLKLGICGEHGGEPRSIEFCHKLGLNYVSCSPYRVPIARLAAAQAALKDRVKVAALDK; encoded by the coding sequence ATGAGCGACAAACGCGTTTACCTCTTTCGCGAGGGCAATGCCCAAATGCGCGACCTTCTCGGCGGCAAAGGCGCAAACCTTTGCGAGATGACCAACATCGGCCTTCCCGTCCCTCCCGGATTCACCATCACCACGGCCGTCTGCAACGAGTACCACGCGGTCGGCCACACCATGCCCGCGGGCCTGATGGACGAAGTCAAGACCGCCCTCGCCGACGTCGAAAAGGACCTTGGCAAGACCTTCGGAGACCCCAACAACCCGCTCCTCGTCTCCGTCCGGTCCGGCGCCAAGTTCTCCATGCCCGGCATGATGGACACCGTCCTCAACCTCGGCCTGAACGACGAAACCGTCGCCGCGCTCATCCAGGTCCAGGACCCACGCTTCGTCTACGACAGCTACCGCCGCTTCATCATGATGCTGTCCGACGTCGCCTATTCCGACACCCATCCCGGAGTTGGCAAGCACGATTTCGAAGTCATCTTCGCCGCCCTGAAGAAGGAGCTCGGCGTCAGCGGCGACCTGGAAGTGAACGCCGACGGCATGAAGGAGCTCTGCAAGCGCTTCGAGGCCCACGTCCTCAAGACCACTGGCACACCCTTCCCGCAAGACCCGTGGGTCCAGCTCCAAGCCGCCATCGAGGCCGTCTTCCGAAGCTGGAACAACGAGCGCGCCATCATCTATCGCCGCCGCGAGAAGATCTCCGACGACATCGGCACCGCCGTAAACGTCCAGGCCATGGTCTTCGGCAACCGAGGCGATGACTGCGGCACCGGAGTCGCCTTCACGCGCAACGCCGCCACCGGCGAGAACCACGTCTTCGGCGAGTACCTCATGAACGCCCAAGGCGAGGACGTCGTCGCAGGCGTGCGCACGCCCGTCGAGATCGACGAGCTCCAGAAGCAGAACCCCGAGATCTACAAGCAGTTCACCGATGTCTGCGCCAGGCTTGAAAAGCACTACAAGGACATGCAGGACATCGAGTTCACCATCGAGCATGGCAAGCTCTTCATCCTGCAGTGCCGCACCGGAAAGCGCACCGGCCCCGCCGCCATCAAGATCGCCGTGGACCAGGTCGCCGAGGGACTCATCACCAAGGAAGAAGCCGTCCTGCGCGTGGACCCCGAACTCCTGAACCACTGCCTGCTCCCGGTCATCCCGCACAACACCAAGTACAGCGTGCTCGCCAAGGGCCTGCCCGCAGGTCCCGGCGCAGCAACCGGCATCGCCGTCTTCGACGCAAACACCGCCGCCGAACTCGGCAAGGGCGGAAAGGGCCAGAAGGTCATCCTCGTCCGCGCCGAAACCAGCCCCGATGACCTGAAGGGCATGCTCGCCGCGCAGGGCGTCCTCACCGAAAAGGGCGGCATGACCAGCCACGCGGCGCTCGTCGCCCGAGGCTTCGGCATCCCCACCGTCGCCGGATGCTCCGACATCAGCGTCAACGGCTCCAAGAAGGAGTTCACCGTCGCCGGGCGAACGGTCAAAGAAGGCGACCTGATCTCCCTGAACGGCAGCCTCGGCGAAGTCATCGACGGCGCAGTCCCGGTCGAGGAAGCCACCATGACCGGAGACTTCAACACCTACATGAGCTGGGCCGACGGCTTCAGGACCCTAGGCGTCCGCACCAACGCCGACACCCCCGCCGACACCGCCCTGGCCATCCGATTCGGCGCGGAGGGCATCGGCCTCACCCGTACCGAGCACATGTTCTTCGAAGGCGAGCGCCGCCCCGTCGTCCAGCGCATGATCCTTAGCGACGACGATGCCGAGCGCCAAGCCGCACTCGACGAGCTGCTGGTCTTCCAGAGGCAGGATTTCGTCGGCATCTACGAGGCGCTGGAGGGCCGCCCGCTCACCGTCCGCCTCATCGACCCGCCCCTGCACGAGTTCCTGCCAAGCCTGGAGCAGCTCATCGGCGAGGTCGCCGTGCTCAGGTCCCAGGGCAAATCCGACCCCGCGAAGGAAGAGCTCCTGCACGCCGTTGAGTCCATGCACGAAATCAACCCGATGATGGGCCTGCGCGGCTGCCGACTCAGCATCGTCTTCCCGCAGATCGTGCAGATGCAAACCCGCGCGATCCTCGAGGGCGCGGCCATCGTGATCAAGAAGGGCGGCAAGGCCGTGCCCGAGATCATGATCCCGCTGGTGGGGCACGTGAACGAGCTGAAGTTCGTCCGCGAGAAGCTGGAAGCTACGGCGCGGGATGTGGTCAAGGAGCAGGGCGTCGACATCCCCTATGTGTTCGGCACGATGATCGAGGTCCCGCGCGGCGCCATCACTGCCGACGAGATCGCCGCCGAGGCCGAGTTCTTCAGCTTCGGGACGAACGACCTGACGCAGATGACCTATGGCTTCAGCCGCGACGACAGCGACCGGTTCCTGAAGCCCTACGTCGAGCAGAAGATCCTGCCGGGAGACCCGTTCGAGAGCATCGACCAGTCGGGCGTGGGCGTGCTGATGCAGATGGCCGTCGAGAAGGGCAAATCGGTCAAGCCGTGGCTCAAGCTCGGCATCTGCGGCGAGCACGGCGGCGAACCCCGCAGCATCGAGTTCTGCCACAAGCTTGGCCTGAACTACGTGAGCTGCAGCCCGTACCGCGTCCCCATCGCCCGCCTCGCCGCCGCCCAAGCGGCTCTGAAGGATAGGGTGAAGGTCGCAGCGCTGGATAAGTAG
- a CDS encoding DUF935 family protein, producing the protein MLKLFGRSRKRREVAPQFTRFERHIQRSPGLPPGALAYTVYDRMEQDSMIQTALTLKKLGVLAAPGKIVPANNTDSAKAKAEFAERVLASMEGSAQTVLYQAMDAFAKGWSTQELVWEASSPGDLGIRDFAKSAHQNLRSSGSDGPGRSIIALRAVKPKDPSLFGLELDAFGNIRSLNLQLPGEPPTALPRGKFIVYRNRSTYGKVRGRSDLDAAFGHWTAKSELLEAWKFHLDRFAMPTVFGRFVPGFSAEDQASLLGALQDIQSRTAILHPDTVSVGTLGGEREASTGYMEAIEFHNREIARAILGQTLTTDEGKRVGSLALGKVHLQVLLLHLESIRRELADTVMTEQVLRPLIELNFGPGEVPRFEFAPITVSAFATGEVG; encoded by the coding sequence ATGCTCAAGCTTTTTGGCCGGTCCCGCAAGCGCCGCGAAGTCGCGCCGCAGTTCACTCGTTTCGAAAGGCACATCCAGCGCTCGCCGGGCCTGCCGCCGGGCGCCCTCGCCTATACAGTCTACGACCGGATGGAGCAGGACTCCATGATTCAGACCGCGCTCACGCTCAAGAAGCTGGGCGTCCTGGCCGCGCCAGGGAAGATCGTCCCCGCCAACAACACCGACTCTGCCAAGGCGAAGGCGGAGTTCGCGGAACGGGTTCTGGCGAGCATGGAGGGTTCCGCGCAGACGGTGCTCTACCAGGCCATGGACGCTTTTGCCAAGGGCTGGTCAACCCAAGAACTGGTCTGGGAGGCCAGTTCTCCCGGAGACCTCGGCATCCGCGATTTCGCAAAGTCTGCACACCAGAACTTGCGAAGTTCCGGCTCCGATGGGCCGGGGCGGTCCATCATCGCCCTGCGCGCGGTCAAACCCAAGGACCCGTCGCTGTTTGGCCTTGAACTCGACGCTTTCGGCAACATCCGCAGCCTGAACCTGCAGTTGCCTGGAGAGCCACCGACGGCTCTTCCGCGCGGCAAATTCATCGTCTATCGAAACCGATCCACCTACGGCAAGGTGCGGGGCCGGAGCGATCTGGACGCGGCCTTTGGCCACTGGACGGCCAAGTCCGAGCTGCTTGAGGCATGGAAGTTCCATCTGGACCGGTTCGCCATGCCCACCGTGTTTGGCCGCTTCGTACCCGGGTTCTCAGCAGAGGACCAGGCGAGCCTTTTGGGCGCGCTGCAGGACATCCAGTCCAGAACGGCGATCCTTCACCCCGACACCGTTTCGGTGGGGACGCTCGGTGGGGAGCGGGAGGCCTCGACCGGCTACATGGAGGCGATCGAGTTTCACAATCGCGAAATCGCCCGCGCCATCCTTGGACAGACCCTGACAACCGACGAAGGCAAGCGGGTGGGCTCGCTTGCGTTGGGCAAAGTGCACCTTCAGGTGCTGCTGCTCCACCTGGAGTCCATCCGAAGGGAGCTGGCCGACACGGTGATGACGGAGCAGGTCTTGCGGCCCCTGATCGAGCTCAACTTCGGACCGGGAGAGGTGCCGAGGTTTGAGTTTGCCCCGATCACGGTGTCCGCGTTTGCGACCGGGGAGGTGGGCTGA